One Thiovulum sp. ES genomic window carries:
- a CDS encoding type II secretory pathway, component ExeA (putative ATPase) (PFAM: Archaeal ATPase) yields MSLKDDLANQKMDFEKRIFPEKISETEQEELVKVFKEIEEIEEPEISLTKDYVLNIFSNNLDLRKFIRLDSNSIAIEELYKYLNSGSRITLLLGENGTGKSLLLKKMHHILKEEDRKVVFFEKKVYNDEVLFEQIVLQLFSTEFFERDLNPNFENLLKFVKGSVAPNNRPIILMDNAESYSNTTLNKLRVLSDTGRMAICFVAKNFTDSSPFSNERFMIGGMVRLDNLTLKELEIYIKNKLMRVGRVSLFDKFTQKFIKIIHTLSDGNFKKVNKLIYNIFLNYPELSKENSSFILSKKHIEVTAIQLGFIKLKEAFATDLRHLPTAELVWNTWNFRKSLKLGSFIVVPSVIALTYILTTSSNKDFGINKTELKEQDFEIAKPIKIDNNFSAVQDLIAKKEIESQNREEKSEFVKPIKKEKILNQKLSEINFNRSIFKNPLKLSPKTAYFNNEKLNLILDETPKAENKYIVKLENDLYKNETIDTLLKIIDFYRVERNYEMLLKYSLLLNNKDSSLQIPYNIIYEILQNENQFKDAEKVLSACKNCKKEKKK; encoded by the coding sequence ATGTCTTTAAAAGATGATTTAGCAAATCAAAAAATGGATTTTGAAAAGAGGATTTTCCCAGAAAAAATATCTGAAACAGAACAAGAAGAGTTAGTAAAAGTGTTTAAAGAGATAGAAGAGATAGAAGAACCAGAAATTAGTCTTACAAAGGATTATGTTTTAAATATTTTTTCTAATAATTTAGATTTAAGAAAGTTTATAAGGTTAGATAGCAATTCAATAGCGATTGAGGAGCTTTATAAATATCTAAATAGTGGTTCTAGAATTACCCTTCTTCTTGGAGAAAATGGAACTGGAAAAAGTCTTCTTCTAAAAAAAATGCATCATATTTTAAAAGAAGAAGATAGGAAAGTTGTCTTTTTTGAGAAAAAAGTTTATAACGATGAGGTTCTATTTGAACAGATTGTTCTTCAGCTTTTTTCAACTGAATTTTTTGAAAGAGATTTAAACCCAAATTTTGAAAATTTATTAAAATTTGTAAAAGGTAGTGTTGCACCAAACAACAGACCAATTATTTTAATGGACAATGCTGAAAGCTACTCGAATACAACTTTAAACAAATTAAGAGTTCTTTCGGATACAGGTAGAATGGCTATTTGTTTTGTTGCAAAGAACTTTACTGATAGCTCTCCATTTTCAAATGAAAGATTTATGATTGGTGGAATGGTTCGACTCGATAATTTAACTCTAAAAGAGCTTGAAATATATATTAAGAACAAACTTATGAGAGTTGGTAGAGTTTCACTTTTTGATAAATTTACACAGAAATTTATTAAAATAATTCATACTCTTTCAGATGGAAATTTTAAAAAAGTGAATAAACTTATTTATAACATATTTTTAAATTATCCAGAACTTTCAAAAGAGAACTCATCTTTTATTCTAAGCAAAAAACATATAGAAGTTACCGCAATTCAATTAGGTTTTATAAAACTCAAAGAGGCATTTGCGACAGATTTAAGACATCTTCCAACTGCTGAACTTGTTTGGAACACATGGAATTTCCGAAAGAGTTTAAAACTCGGCTCTTTTATCGTCGTACCATCTGTTATCGCTTTGACATATATTTTGACAACTAGCTCAAACAAAGATTTTGGAATTAATAAAACAGAGTTAAAAGAGCAAGATTTTGAAATTGCAAAACCTATAAAAATAGATAATAATTTTTCTGCTGTTCAAGACCTCATCGCTAAAAAAGAGATAGAAAGTCAAAACAGAGAAGAGAAATCTGAATTCGTGAAACCCATAAAAAAAGAGAAAATCTTAAATCAAAAACTTTCAGAAATAAATTTTAATCGAAGTATCTTTAAAAATCCTCTTAAATTATCTCCAAAAACAGCATATTTTAATAATGAAAAATTGAATCTCATTTTGGATGAAACCCCAAAAGCTGAAAACAAATATATTGTTAAATTAGAAAACGATCTCTATAAAAATGAGACAATAGATACTCTCTTGAAAATAATTGATTTTTATAGAGTTGAGCGAAATTATGAAATGTTGTTGAAATACTCTCTACTATTAAATAACAAGGATAGCAGTTTGCAAATACCTTATAATATAATTTACGAAATCTTACAAAATGAAAATCAATTCAAAGATGCTGAAAAAGTACTTTCTGCTTGTAAAAACTGTAAAAAAGAGAAGAAGAAATAA
- a CDS encoding protein-tyrosine-phosphatase (PFAM: Low molecular weight phosphotyrosine protein phosphatase), whose amino-acid sequence MQKVLILCTGNSCRSILAEAMIDSTFNSVLAYSSGVSHSGNVNINAKKLLQNLGIWSKKYYSKGLKDVENIDFDLVVTVCDSAKESCPIFPKDVKTIHIGFVDPDGQDFPEFQKLWAEMQEKLIPKISKILKLN is encoded by the coding sequence ATGCAAAAAGTTTTGATTCTATGCACAGGAAATAGTTGTCGCTCAATTCTTGCAGAAGCTATGATCGATTCAACTTTCAATTCTGTTTTAGCTTACAGTTCTGGTGTTTCTCACTCTGGAAATGTAAATATTAATGCTAAAAAACTCCTACAAAATCTCGGGATTTGGAGTAAAAAATACTATTCAAAAGGTTTAAAAGATGTTGAAAACATAGATTTTGATCTTGTTGTAACAGTTTGCGATAGTGCAAAAGAGAGTTGTCCAATTTTTCCAAAAGATGTCAAAACCATTCATATTGGTTTTGTTGATCCAGATGGGCAAGATTTTCCAGAATTCCAAAAGCTTTGGGCAGAAATGCAGGAAAAATTAATTCCAAAAATATCTAAAATTTTAAAACTTAATTAG